In Juglans regia cultivar Chandler chromosome 13, Walnut 2.0, whole genome shotgun sequence, the following proteins share a genomic window:
- the LOC108989577 gene encoding protein yippee-like At4g27740 isoform X3, giving the protein MAEFRDDPLYICKNCRNPLALQRDQLSKDFWGKSGPAYMFSHAMNIIAGQKEDRKLITGAYSVADIYCCNCGEILGWKYLRAYEMQQKSKEGKFIIETAKIAKEY; this is encoded by the exons ATGGCAGAATTCAGGGATGATCCTTTGTACATCTGTAAAAATTGCCGCAATCCTCTTGCCCTGCAGAGGGACCAACTATCAAAAGACTTTTGG GGAAAATCTGGGCCAGCATATATGTTTTCTCATGCAATGAACATCATTGCTGGGCAAAAAGAGGACAGGAAGCTCATAACTGGTGCATACAGTGTTGCTGACATCTATTGCTGCAACTGTGGGGAGATCCTAGGCTGGAAATACTTACGTGCTTATGAGATGCAACAAAAGTCCAAGGAAGGGAAGTTCATAATCGAGACAGCG
- the LOC108989577 gene encoding protein yippee-like At4g27740 isoform X1, with protein sequence MAGVAGNQPLYICRNCKNPIALRSDLLSKAFIIGAKCSFSKIPFFRGKKGKSGPAYMFSHAMNIIAGQKEDRKLITGAYSVADIYCCNCGEILGWKYLRAYEMQQKSKEGKFIIETAKIAKEY encoded by the exons ATGGCGGGGGTTGCTGGTAATCAGCCTTTGTACATCTGCAGGAATTGCAAAAATCCTATTGCACTTCGCAGTGACCTTCTTTCTAAAGCTTTTATT ATTGGTGCAAAATGCTCATTCTCCAAGATACCTTTCTTTAGAGGAAAGAAG GGAAAATCTGGGCCAGCATATATGTTTTCTCATGCAATGAACATCATTGCTGGGCAAAAAGAGGACAGGAAGCTCATAACTGGTGCATACAGTGTTGCTGACATCTATTGCTGCAACTGTGGGGAGATCCTAGGCTGGAAATACTTACGTGCTTATGAGATGCAACAAAAGTCCAAGGAAGGGAAGTTCATAATCGAGACAGCG
- the LOC108989577 gene encoding protein yippee-like At4g27740 isoform X2, translating into MAGVAGNQPLYICRNCKNPIALRSDLLSKAFIGKSGPAYMFSHAMNIIAGQKEDRKLITGAYSVADIYCCNCGEILGWKYLRAYEMQQKSKEGKFIIETAKIAKEY; encoded by the exons ATGGCGGGGGTTGCTGGTAATCAGCCTTTGTACATCTGCAGGAATTGCAAAAATCCTATTGCACTTCGCAGTGACCTTCTTTCTAAAGCTTTTATT GGAAAATCTGGGCCAGCATATATGTTTTCTCATGCAATGAACATCATTGCTGGGCAAAAAGAGGACAGGAAGCTCATAACTGGTGCATACAGTGTTGCTGACATCTATTGCTGCAACTGTGGGGAGATCCTAGGCTGGAAATACTTACGTGCTTATGAGATGCAACAAAAGTCCAAGGAAGGGAAGTTCATAATCGAGACAGCG